Genomic DNA from Pseudomonas fluorescens:
TCGCTGCGGCTGGCCATGTCCGCCAGGCGCACCCGTTCGGCGGCGACGTCACCCTCCAGGCGTCGTTGCACGCCACGGTCGATCAGCCCCGGCTGCAGGCGCGCCAGGCGCAGCGCCGGCTCCGGCAACCGTGCCCGTTGCAGGGCGTAGATGTATTCGCGCGCAACCTCTGGGCTGTTGCCGGCGCGAGTGAAGGCCTGGTCGTATTCGAACAGCGCTTCGTGGGGGCTGTCGGCGCGGGTCAAGGCATAACCCAGTGCCAGTCGACGCATCGGATCTGTCGGCTTGGCAGCGACCAGGGCCTTGGCGCGGGTGACGGCTTCGTCAGGCTGGCCTGCATCGGCCTGGGTCAAGGCCAGGCCGAGTTGCAAGTCGGGGTTCTGGGGGTCGATCACCAAAGCCTGGCGGTACAGCTCGGCCGCCGAATCCCAACGCTTGAGGTTGCGATAGGCACGAGCCGTCGCAGTCAGCGCCTGGACGGGCAGCGCTCGATTGCGGCCTTGGGTCTCATAGACCGTCACCACCTCGGTATCGAGGCCGGCCCAGCTGGCGATCTGCAAGTGGTCACTGATCTGTGCGGCGCTGGCCTGGCCGGCCGGCACCTGGCGCAACGCCGTCAGCGCAGGCGTGTAATGGCCTGCACGGGCGTCGAGCACCATTTGGTCATAGGCGGTATCGGCAAACGCCAGCATCGGCCAGCACAGTTGGCTGCACAGCGCGACACGAAACAACGGGCGCAAACCACGTTGAATAAAAGGACCCACAGTACGCGGCATTCGTCAGCATCCTTACATGGCCAGCCGGGTCGCAGTGCCCCCTTGCCCATCAAACAGGAAGCCGGATCAAAGGAATCCAGCCAAGCTCTAATGGGCCTAGTCTTGCACTCTCAGGCGGGTCATCTTCAGGAACGCCACAATTCTTCAGATTCGTTACAGATTTCGGCGCAGGGCTGATCGATAGGCTTAAAAAAACCCGGCCCATGCGTGATGCACGGGCCGGGTTTGGGGTGTTGCCCGAGCGCGTTACTGGACGGCGACGCCACCACCCAGCTTGCTCATCACGAATGCCGTGAATTGCTCAACGGTCATCTTCTGGCCGTTGAAATCGACCTGATTGTTGGCGTAGTGCAGCTTGGTGACAACATCGTTGCCTTCAAGCGTTGCCAGTTCCGAACCGACCGCCATGGCGCTGAACATATCGCTGGTGGCAGTGGCCTGATCGGCGATCAACTTCGCATCCGTCTGGCCTTCCATCTGTGCCTGCACGGTCATCAGGTCGACCAGCATCGGTTTGGAAACCTTGAGATTGAAATCCAGCAGCGCGAGCAACTGACGGCCCAACTCATCCGGTGGCAGGTCCATGGACTGCGGCTTGGCCAGATCAACGATCAGGTTGGCGCGGCTTTCACCATTGGCGGTGCGGAACGACAGGTTTTCCAACGCCACTTGCGGGGCGCCGGCCAGGAGTTTCTCCAGATCAGCCTTGACCTGCGCTTCTTCAGCTTCGGTCAGGCTCAGCTCTGGCGCCGGTTCGCCGGCTGCTGCGGCCTCGGCTGCAGCTTTTTCGTAGGGTTGCAACTTGGTCTGGTAAATCTGCATCAGCGACATGGTGGCCGGGATGTCCAGGTTCTTCAGGCTGACTGCCATCTGCGCCGAGCCAATGGTCTTGTCGTTGAACGACAACTCACCGATCTTGTAATCGGCACGCCCCGAAGCGCTGGTGCCGCTCTCGGTGCTGCTGTTCTTCATCTCGAAGTTCTTCAGGCCCAGCACCGACTTCGGCTCACCAAAGGTGGCCTTGGTGTTGCTCAGCAGCAGGGTGTTGTCACCCATGTAGTAACCGTAGGAGCTTTTGCTCAGGTTGCTCGCCAATGTCAGGCCGTTCAGCTCTACCTGCACGGGAGTCTGGTCTTCGGCGACGGTGGTCAGCTTGAAGCTGTCCATATAGCCGTCGGCCTTGACCTTCTGTGCCTGGGCGCTGGCAGCCAGGTCGATTTTAAGACCGGAGAAAGTGAGCTGGGATTGCTCATCCAGCTTGGTATCCACGGGCAGCAACTCGTAGGTGCCATTGATGGATTGGTCGTAACCCAGGTTGACCACACCTTTGAGCGGCGATTGGTCCTTGGTGGCGGCGAACCACTTGTCGGTCAGCGGATTGCGCTCAAGCGCGGTGTGACTGGTGGCCATGACCGGTAGCCACTTGAGTGTTATCAAGCGCGAAAATGGCAGTGGGCCGTGT
This window encodes:
- a CDS encoding YdgA family protein, which gives rise to MNKSASILLGIVVAVGAVSAGGAWYTGTKLEGVLTNAIADSNKQMQTALAGSNSTATLELVSMDRGTFSSTAHYRLKGEGEIFGGEPVELLFVDQIEHGPLPFSRLITLKWLPVMATSHTALERNPLTDKWFAATKDQSPLKGVVNLGYDQSINGTYELLPVDTKLDEQSQLTFSGLKIDLAASAQAQKVKADGYMDSFKLTTVAEDQTPVQVELNGLTLASNLSKSSYGYYMGDNTLLLSNTKATFGEPKSVLGLKNFEMKNSSTESGTSASGRADYKIGELSFNDKTIGSAQMAVSLKNLDIPATMSLMQIYQTKLQPYEKAAAEAAAAGEPAPELSLTEAEEAQVKADLEKLLAGAPQVALENLSFRTANGESRANLIVDLAKPQSMDLPPDELGRQLLALLDFNLKVSKPMLVDLMTVQAQMEGQTDAKLIADQATATSDMFSAMAVGSELATLEGNDVVTKLHYANNQVDFNGQKMTVEQFTAFVMSKLGGGVAVQ